The following proteins come from a genomic window of Streptomyces sp. NBC_00539:
- a CDS encoding NAD(P)H-dependent flavin oxidoreductase encodes METALTELVGVRYPIVQTGMGWVAGPRLVSASANAGALGILASATMTLEQLRAAVREVKSRTGAPFGVNLRADAGDAAERARLIIDEGVRVASFALAPSRELIVRLRDAGVVVIPSVGARRHAEKVAAWGADAVIVQGGEGGGHTGEVATTVLLPQVVDTVDIPVIAAGGFHDGRGLVAALAYGAAGIAMGTRFLLTSDSTVPDAVKAEYLRAGVKDVTVTTAVDGLPHRMLRSELVDSLERAGRARALARAVRHAAGFRRLSGLSWSRMVRDGLAMKHGKDLSWSQVLLAANTPMLLKASMVEGRTDLGVMASGQVAGVIEDLPSCAELVGRVMAEAQSALVRLHAGGTLPPPG; translated from the coding sequence ATGGAGACGGCATTGACGGAGCTGGTCGGGGTCCGGTACCCGATCGTGCAGACCGGCATGGGATGGGTGGCCGGCCCCCGGCTGGTGTCGGCGTCGGCGAACGCGGGCGCGCTGGGGATCCTGGCGTCGGCGACGATGACGCTGGAACAGCTGCGGGCCGCGGTGCGCGAGGTGAAGTCCCGTACGGGCGCGCCGTTCGGGGTGAACCTGCGCGCCGACGCCGGTGACGCCGCCGAGCGGGCCCGGCTGATCATCGACGAGGGGGTGCGGGTCGCGTCCTTCGCGCTCGCGCCGTCCCGGGAGCTGATCGTCCGGCTCAGGGACGCGGGGGTGGTCGTCATCCCGTCGGTCGGGGCGCGCAGGCACGCGGAGAAGGTCGCGGCGTGGGGTGCGGACGCGGTGATCGTGCAGGGCGGCGAGGGCGGCGGACACACCGGCGAGGTGGCCACGACCGTGCTGCTGCCGCAGGTCGTCGACACCGTGGACATCCCGGTGATAGCGGCGGGCGGTTTCCACGACGGCCGGGGCCTCGTGGCGGCCCTCGCCTACGGGGCGGCGGGCATCGCGATGGGTACCCGCTTCCTGCTCACCTCCGATTCGACCGTCCCGGACGCGGTCAAGGCCGAGTACCTCAGGGCGGGCGTCAAGGACGTCACCGTCACCACGGCCGTCGACGGGCTGCCGCACCGGATGCTGCGCAGCGAGCTGGTCGATTCCCTGGAGCGGGCCGGCCGCGCCCGGGCGCTGGCCCGGGCGGTGCGCCACGCGGCCGGTTTCCGCAGGCTGTCGGGCCTGTCCTGGTCGCGGATGGTGCGGGACGGGCTGGCGATGAAGCACGGCAAGGACCTGTCCTGGAGCCAGGTCCTGCTCGCCGCGAACACGCCGATGCTCCTCAAAGCGTCCATGGTCGAGGGCCGCACGGACCTCGGTGTCATGGCGTCCGGGCAGGTCGCAGGGGTGATCGAGGACCTCCCGTCCTGCGCGGAACTCGTCGGCCGGGTCATGGCCGAGGCACAGAGCGCACTCGTACGACTGCACGCCGGCGGGACCCTGCCCCCACCAGGGTGA
- a CDS encoding SDR family oxidoreductase, whose translation MELKGRVVVVTGGTRGVGAGIARAFLAAGAQVVVCARRPPRQPVEEDGRQAAFTAVDLREPPAVQELFEAVAQRYGRLDCLVNNAGGTPYRLLGEGEAARHARVVELNLLAPMTASLAAYPWLRGSRGSVVMIGSVSGTRPSPGTAAYGAAKAGLESLARSMAVEWAPEVRVNSVVPGMVRTELAHLHYGDEAGVRAVAATVPLGRLAEPCDIGAAAVFLASDRAAYVSGASLLVHGGGERPAFLDAAHVNKED comes from the coding sequence ATGGAGCTCAAGGGGAGGGTGGTCGTCGTCACCGGCGGAACCCGGGGGGTGGGCGCGGGCATCGCGCGTGCGTTCCTCGCGGCGGGCGCGCAGGTGGTCGTCTGCGCGCGCCGCCCGCCGCGGCAGCCGGTCGAGGAGGACGGCCGGCAGGCGGCCTTCACCGCCGTCGACCTGCGCGAACCCCCCGCCGTCCAGGAGCTGTTCGAGGCGGTCGCCCAGCGGTACGGGCGGCTGGACTGCCTGGTCAACAACGCGGGCGGAACCCCGTACCGGCTGCTGGGGGAGGGGGAGGCGGCGCGCCATGCCCGAGTCGTCGAGCTGAACCTCCTCGCCCCGATGACGGCCTCGCTCGCCGCCTACCCGTGGCTGCGGGGGTCCCGGGGCTCGGTCGTGATGATCGGCAGCGTCAGCGGCACCCGCCCCTCGCCGGGCACGGCCGCCTACGGGGCGGCGAAGGCGGGGCTGGAGAGCCTGGCCCGCTCGATGGCCGTCGAGTGGGCGCCCGAGGTACGGGTCAACTCGGTGGTCCCCGGCATGGTGCGGACCGAACTGGCCCACTTGCACTACGGGGACGAGGCGGGCGTCCGGGCGGTCGCCGCAACCGTTCCGCTGGGGCGGCTGGCGGAACCCTGCGACATCGGGGCGGCGGCGGTGTTCCTGGCCTCGGACCGGGCGGCGTACGTGAGCGGGGCGAGCCTGCTGGTGCACGGCGGCGGGGAGCGGCCCGCCTTTCTGGACGCGGCACATGTCAACAAGGAGGACTGA
- a CDS encoding CoA-transferase subunit beta gives MTSEPTRAEYCVIACAEAWRGDGEVLASPMGLVPSVGARLAKRTFSPDLLLTDGEAALVGLDGTVEGWLPYRRHLAMVTGGRRHVMMGASQIDRYGNQNISCIGDWERPARQLLGVRGAPVNTLNNPVSYWIPRHSARVFVERVDMVSGVGYDRAEAAGVTRFHRLPRVVSDLGVFDFRTPDRSMRLASLHPGVTVDQVRDATGFDLAVPDDVPYTREPSAEELRLIREVIDPEGLREREVRV, from the coding sequence GTGACCAGTGAGCCGACCCGCGCCGAATACTGTGTGATCGCCTGCGCCGAGGCCTGGCGCGGTGACGGTGAGGTCCTCGCCAGCCCCATGGGCCTCGTCCCTTCCGTCGGCGCGCGGCTCGCGAAACGGACCTTCAGCCCCGACCTGCTGCTCACCGACGGCGAGGCGGCGCTCGTCGGGCTCGACGGCACGGTGGAGGGCTGGCTCCCGTACCGCCGTCACCTCGCCATGGTCACCGGCGGCAGGCGGCACGTGATGATGGGCGCCAGCCAGATCGACCGGTACGGCAACCAGAACATCTCCTGCATCGGGGACTGGGAGCGGCCCGCCCGCCAGCTCCTGGGGGTGCGCGGCGCACCTGTCAACACCCTCAACAATCCGGTGAGTTACTGGATCCCGCGGCACTCGGCCCGGGTCTTCGTGGAGCGCGTCGACATGGTCAGCGGCGTCGGCTACGACCGGGCGGAGGCGGCCGGGGTGACGCGCTTCCACCGTCTGCCCCGGGTGGTCAGCGATCTCGGCGTCTTCGACTTCCGGACCCCCGACCGCTCGATGCGCCTGGCTTCCCTCCACCCCGGGGTCACCGTCGACCAGGTCCGGGACGCCACCGGTTTCGACCTGGCGGTGCCCGACGACGTCCCGTACACGCGGGAGCCGAGCGCCGAGGAGCTGCGCCTGATCCGCGAGGTGATCGACCCCGAGGGCCTGCGCGAGCGGGAAGTACGGGTCTGA
- a CDS encoding serine protease yields the protein MSTVSTLATLLRRALAVGAVALAAVSLQPGSATASPTPVVGGTRAAQGEFPFMVRLSMGCGGALYSQQIVLTAAHCVNGSGNNTSITATAGVVDLNSSSAIKVKSTKVLQAPGYNGSGKDWALIKLAKPINLPTLKIADTKAYDNGTFTIAGWGAAREGGSQQRYLLKATVPFVSDAACQSAYGSDLVPGDEICAGYDQGGVDTCQGDSGGPMFRRDNTNAWIQVGIVSWGEGCARPGYPGVYSEVSTFAADIRAAAANL from the coding sequence GTGTCGACTGTGTCCACCCTTGCCACCCTCCTGAGGCGCGCCCTGGCCGTCGGCGCCGTCGCCCTCGCGGCCGTCAGCCTCCAGCCGGGCTCCGCCACCGCCTCGCCGACCCCCGTCGTCGGTGGAACGCGGGCCGCACAAGGCGAGTTCCCGTTCATGGTCCGCCTCTCCATGGGCTGCGGCGGCGCCCTCTACAGCCAGCAGATCGTCCTCACCGCGGCCCACTGCGTCAACGGCTCGGGCAACAACACCTCCATCACCGCCACCGCCGGGGTCGTCGACCTCAACAGCTCAAGCGCCATCAAGGTCAAGTCCACCAAGGTCCTCCAGGCCCCCGGCTACAACGGCTCCGGCAAGGACTGGGCGCTCATCAAGCTCGCCAAGCCCATCAACCTGCCCACCCTCAAGATCGCCGACACGAAGGCCTACGACAACGGCACCTTCACCATCGCCGGCTGGGGCGCCGCCCGCGAAGGCGGCAGCCAACAGCGGTACCTGCTCAAGGCCACCGTCCCCTTCGTCTCCGACGCCGCCTGCCAGAGCGCCTACGGCAGCGACCTCGTACCCGGCGACGAGATCTGCGCCGGCTACGACCAGGGCGGCGTCGACACCTGCCAGGGCGACTCCGGCGGCCCGATGTTCCGCCGCGACAACACCAACGCCTGGATCCAGGTCGGCATAGTCAGCTGGGGCGAGGGCTGCGCCCGGCCCGGCTACCCCGGCGTCTACTCGGAGGTCTCCACCTTCGCCGCCGACATCAGGGCCGCGGCCGCCAACCTGTGA
- a CDS encoding enoyl-CoA hydratase family protein — protein MGVSTSSPDEGIALVTVDFPPVNALPVSGWYELADALRAAGRDRSVRCVVLAAEGRGFNAGVDIKEMQRDSGHGSLIGANRGCYETFAAVYECEVPVVAAVHGFCLGGGIGLAGNADAIVASDDAAFGLPELDRGALGAATHLARLVPQHLMRALYYTSRTATAAELHAHGSVWRVVPRAEVRAAALELAAEIARKDGYLIRLAKAAINGIDPVDVRRSYRFEQGFTFEANLSGVADRVRDSFGKEREA, from the coding sequence ATGGGTGTCTCCACCTCCAGCCCCGACGAGGGCATCGCGCTGGTCACCGTCGACTTCCCGCCCGTCAACGCCCTCCCGGTGAGCGGCTGGTACGAACTCGCCGACGCCCTGCGCGCCGCCGGCCGCGACCGGTCCGTTAGGTGCGTCGTCCTCGCCGCCGAGGGCCGGGGCTTCAACGCCGGCGTCGACATCAAGGAGATGCAGCGCGACAGCGGCCACGGCTCCCTCATCGGCGCGAACCGCGGCTGTTACGAGACCTTCGCCGCCGTCTACGAGTGCGAGGTGCCGGTGGTGGCCGCCGTCCACGGTTTCTGCCTCGGCGGCGGGATCGGCCTGGCCGGGAACGCGGACGCGATCGTCGCCTCCGACGACGCCGCCTTCGGCCTGCCCGAGCTGGACCGGGGCGCGCTCGGCGCCGCCACCCACCTGGCCCGCCTGGTCCCCCAGCACCTGATGCGGGCCCTGTACTACACCTCCCGTACCGCGACCGCGGCAGAGCTGCACGCGCACGGCTCGGTGTGGAGGGTCGTCCCGCGCGCGGAGGTCCGCGCCGCCGCCCTGGAGCTGGCGGCGGAGATCGCCCGCAAGGACGGCTACCTGATCCGGCTGGCCAAGGCGGCCATCAACGGCATCGACCCCGTCGACGTACGGCGCAGCTACCGCTTCGAGCAGGGGTTCACCTTCGAGGCCAATCTCAGTGGGGTCGCCGACCGGGTCCGCGACTCCTTCGGCAAGGAGCGGGAAGCATGA
- a CDS encoding tyrosine-protein phosphatase has protein sequence MSRVRIRLVTAALAAALAVTTVSATAASAARAPVRPGLHRTAAETIRQIPLQGAVNFRDLGGYRTYTGGQVRQGLVYRSDALNKLTAADLTTVSGLGLTKAVDFRVPLEVRYDGADRLPAGLTPTSRPVSDLGLYATLLTVLSSGDPAEQEQMLGGGRAEAYMRDIYRTFVTSAENRAQFAATLREIADGTGPLLYHCTSGKDRTGWVSYVLLRALGVPESGAGQDYLASNTFRAAYDAQVRAGLKQSGRMQDPDLLIPLQEVRQDYLDAATARMEADYGGFYGYLTDGLGLDLRTLAKLQTRLVRS, from the coding sequence ATGAGCCGTGTCCGTATCCGCCTGGTGACGGCGGCCCTCGCCGCCGCCCTCGCCGTCACCACCGTGTCCGCCACCGCAGCCTCCGCTGCGCGGGCGCCCGTCCGCCCCGGGCTGCACCGGACGGCAGCAGAAACGATCCGTCAGATTCCCCTCCAGGGCGCGGTCAACTTCCGCGACCTGGGCGGCTACCGCACCTACACCGGCGGGCAGGTCCGCCAGGGGCTGGTCTACCGCTCCGACGCGCTGAACAAGCTGACCGCCGCGGACCTCACCACCGTCTCCGGCCTCGGCCTCACCAAGGCCGTCGACTTCCGCGTCCCGTTGGAGGTCCGCTACGACGGCGCCGACCGGCTGCCCGCGGGGCTCACCCCCACCTCGCGCCCGGTCAGCGACCTCGGCCTGTACGCGACCCTGCTCACCGTCCTCTCCAGCGGCGACCCCGCCGAGCAGGAGCAGATGCTCGGCGGCGGCCGCGCCGAGGCCTACATGCGCGACATCTACCGCACCTTCGTGACCAGCGCAGAGAACCGGGCGCAGTTCGCGGCGACGCTGCGGGAGATCGCGGACGGCACGGGGCCGCTGCTGTACCACTGCACGTCGGGCAAGGACCGTACCGGCTGGGTGAGTTACGTGCTGCTGCGCGCGCTCGGCGTCCCCGAGAGCGGCGCCGGGCAGGACTACCTGGCCTCGAACACCTTCCGCGCGGCCTACGACGCCCAGGTGCGGGCGGGCCTCAAGCAGTCGGGCCGGATGCAGGACCCGGATCTGCTGATCCCGCTCCAGGAGGTCCGCCAGGACTACCTGGACGCCGCGACCGCCCGGATGGAGGCGGACTACGGCGGCTTCTACGGCTACCTCACCGACGGCCTCGGCCTGGACCTGCGGACCCTGGCGAAGCTGCAGACGAGGCTGGTCCGGTCGTAG
- a CDS encoding CoA transferase subunit A: MTDKSMTPEDVVGRLRSGMTLGIGGWGSRRKPMALVRALLRSGITDLTVVSYGGPDVGLLAAAGRIRRLVAPFATLDSIPLEPHFRAARERGAFTLTELDEAMFMWGLHAAANRLPFLPVRAGLGSDVMRVNPELRTVTSPYADAEEFVAVPALRMDAALVHLNRADRLGNAQYLGPDPYFDDLFCEAADAAYVSCEQLVESADLAKSGPPQSLLVSRHSVTGVVETPGGAHFTSCVPDYGRDEPFQKLYASTPWPEFAARFLSGPGESAYQSAVQAWHEEQR, encoded by the coding sequence ATGACCGACAAGTCCATGACCCCCGAGGACGTGGTGGGGCGGCTGCGCAGCGGGATGACGCTGGGCATCGGCGGCTGGGGCTCGCGGCGCAAGCCCATGGCGCTGGTGCGGGCACTGCTGCGCTCCGGGATCACCGACCTCACCGTCGTCTCGTACGGCGGCCCGGACGTCGGGCTGCTGGCCGCGGCCGGGCGGATCCGCCGGCTCGTCGCCCCCTTCGCCACCCTCGACTCGATCCCGCTGGAGCCGCACTTCCGGGCCGCCCGCGAGCGGGGCGCGTTCACGCTGACCGAGCTGGACGAGGCGATGTTCATGTGGGGCCTGCACGCCGCGGCGAACCGGCTGCCGTTCCTGCCCGTGCGCGCCGGCCTCGGCTCCGACGTGATGCGCGTCAACCCCGAGCTGCGGACCGTCACCTCCCCCTACGCCGACGCGGAGGAGTTCGTCGCCGTCCCCGCCCTGCGCATGGACGCGGCCCTGGTCCACCTGAACCGCGCCGACCGTCTCGGCAACGCCCAGTACCTGGGCCCCGACCCGTACTTCGACGACCTGTTCTGCGAGGCCGCCGACGCGGCGTACGTCTCCTGCGAGCAGCTCGTGGAGAGCGCCGACCTCGCCAAGTCCGGGCCGCCGCAGTCCCTGCTCGTCAGCCGCCACAGCGTCACCGGCGTCGTGGAGACCCCGGGCGGGGCGCACTTCACCTCCTGCGTCCCCGACTACGGCCGGGACGAGCCCTTTCAGAAGCTGTACGCGTCCACCCCCTGGCCCGAGTTCGCCGCCCGCTTCCTGTCCGGGCCGGGCGAGTCGGCCTACCAGTCGGCCGTCCAGGCCTGGCACGAGGAGCAGCGGTGA
- a CDS encoding SDR family oxidoreductase, translated as MGLAEGRVVIVTGAGRGLGRAHALAFAQEGARVVVNDLGVGLDGLPGPDSPAARVVAEIEAGGGRAIAHGGDIATGEGAASLVECALGAFGRLDTLVNNAGFLRDRMLVNLEEDDWDAVVRVHLKGHFLPLKHAAAYWRAEAKAGRPVAARVVNTSSGAGLLGSVGQGNYSAAKAGILALTLVAAAEMGRYGVQVNAVAPAARTRMTERTFAEAMAAPGAGGFDAMAPENVSPLVVWLGSGASEGVTGRVFEAEGGRITVMEGWRPGPTAERAARWTPAEAGEAAAKLLARAQPPGAVYGAGE; from the coding sequence ATGGGGCTTGCCGAGGGACGCGTGGTCATCGTGACGGGCGCGGGCCGGGGGCTGGGCCGCGCCCACGCGCTGGCCTTCGCGCAGGAAGGGGCGCGGGTCGTGGTCAACGACCTCGGGGTGGGACTGGACGGGCTGCCCGGCCCCGACAGCCCGGCCGCCCGGGTGGTGGCCGAGATCGAGGCGGGGGGAGGACGGGCGATCGCGCACGGCGGGGACATCGCCACCGGCGAGGGCGCGGCGTCCCTGGTCGAGTGCGCACTCGGGGCGTTCGGGCGCCTGGACACGCTGGTCAACAACGCCGGGTTCCTGCGCGACCGGATGCTGGTGAACCTGGAGGAGGACGACTGGGACGCGGTGGTCCGGGTCCACCTGAAAGGCCACTTCCTGCCGCTCAAGCACGCGGCGGCGTACTGGCGGGCCGAGGCGAAGGCGGGGCGGCCGGTCGCGGCGCGGGTGGTCAACACCTCGTCCGGGGCGGGACTGCTGGGCTCGGTCGGGCAGGGGAACTACAGCGCCGCCAAGGCGGGGATCCTGGCGCTGACGCTGGTCGCGGCGGCGGAGATGGGCCGCTACGGGGTCCAGGTCAACGCCGTCGCGCCGGCCGCGCGGACCCGGATGACGGAACGGACCTTCGCCGAGGCCATGGCGGCGCCGGGCGCGGGCGGCTTCGACGCGATGGCCCCCGAGAACGTGTCGCCGCTGGTGGTGTGGCTGGGCTCGGGGGCCTCGGAGGGGGTGACGGGGCGCGTCTTCGAGGCGGAGGGGGGCCGGATCACCGTGATGGAGGGCTGGCGGCCCGGGCCGACGGCCGAACGCGCCGCGCGCTGGACCCCGGCGGAGGCGGGCGAGGCGGCGGCGAAGCTCCTGGCGCGCGCGCAGCCCCCGGGGGCGGTGTACGGGGCGGGGGAGTAG
- a CDS encoding alpha/beta fold hydrolase yields MPIHTYENTSRTAAAGPLTLHYHEAGPADAPVLVMLHGGGPGACGWGNFADNLPHFARRFRTLLIDQPGYGRSDLPEPDRDYFSYSAHAVVALMDGLRIPRAHFLGTSLGGGVAARIALDHPDRVGGLLLNAPAGLSLNLFSAEPTEGLRRLIEFAGSPEPTREQMRAFLTALVHDPSRVTDALVEERHAEAVDPRARLGSARMAASFAKWPQGSLLWREAHRISCPVLLTWGREDRVTPVDGAFVALKAIPDARLHVFPRCGHLVQGEAAEDFQRLATDFFLH; encoded by the coding sequence ATGCCGATTCACACGTACGAGAACACCTCCCGCACCGCCGCGGCCGGTCCGCTCACCCTCCACTACCACGAGGCCGGCCCCGCCGACGCCCCCGTACTCGTCATGCTGCACGGCGGTGGCCCGGGCGCCTGCGGCTGGGGCAACTTCGCCGACAACCTGCCCCACTTCGCCCGCCGGTTCCGTACCCTGCTCATCGACCAGCCCGGCTACGGCCGCTCCGACCTGCCGGAGCCCGACCGCGACTACTTCTCGTACAGCGCCCACGCCGTCGTCGCCCTCATGGACGGACTGCGCATACCCCGGGCCCACTTCCTCGGGACCTCGCTCGGCGGCGGCGTCGCCGCCCGGATCGCCCTCGACCACCCCGACCGGGTGGGGGGACTGCTGCTGAACGCCCCCGCCGGGCTCTCCCTGAACCTCTTCTCCGCCGAGCCGACCGAAGGCCTGCGGCGGCTCATCGAGTTCGCCGGCTCGCCCGAGCCGACCCGCGAGCAGATGCGGGCCTTCCTCACCGCCCTCGTGCACGATCCGTCCCGCGTCACCGACGCACTCGTCGAGGAGCGCCACGCCGAGGCCGTCGACCCGCGGGCCCGGCTGGGCAGCGCCCGGATGGCAGCCTCGTTCGCCAAGTGGCCGCAGGGTTCGCTGCTGTGGCGCGAGGCCCACCGCATCAGCTGCCCGGTGCTGCTGACCTGGGGACGGGAGGACCGGGTCACCCCCGTCGACGGGGCGTTCGTGGCGCTCAAGGCGATCCCCGACGCCCGGCTCCACGTCTTCCCCCGCTGCGGCCACCTGGTCCAGGGCGAGGCCGCCGAAGACTTCCAGCGCCTGGCCACCGACTTCTTCCTCCACTGA
- a CDS encoding chorismate mutase, which yields MNTSYPDEPDVSAGEASGETTGEDVTAELARLRDSIDNIDAAVVHMLAERFKCTQQVGHLKARHQLPPADPGREARQIARLRQLAENAKLDPAFAEKLLNFIIAEVIRHHETIAAGEE from the coding sequence ATGAACACCAGCTACCCCGACGAGCCCGACGTCAGCGCCGGTGAGGCGAGCGGCGAGACGACCGGCGAGGACGTCACCGCCGAACTGGCCCGCCTCAGGGACAGCATCGACAACATCGACGCGGCCGTGGTCCACATGCTCGCCGAGCGCTTCAAGTGCACCCAGCAGGTAGGCCACCTCAAGGCCCGCCACCAGCTGCCCCCCGCGGACCCCGGCCGCGAGGCCCGCCAGATCGCCCGCCTGCGCCAGCTCGCCGAGAACGCGAAACTCGACCCGGCGTTCGCGGAGAAACTGCTGAACTTCATCATCGCCGAGGTCATCCGCCACCACGAGACGATCGCTGCGGGCGAAGAGTAG